ACTCACTGCTGCTTGGTATCTTCCAGGGAGACCAGTACCTCTACATCGGGAATGCGAGTCTTGGACTGTCTCAGAAGGACTTCCAGCTTTTCAAAGCTTACGCTTCGGATTATACCCAGAAAAGCAGCCCGTTTGACAACCTCAAGAAAATGAAGGATACGACCTGGCTCAAACCGGACTTGACCTGCTGGGTAAGTTTCCTGGAATGGACAGACAGCAGGAGTCTCCGCCACCCTAAGATTCTTGGTTTCAGCAAAGATCCTGCCTCTGAAGCGCAAGGAAAGGAAACTATCATGGAATGAACCTGGAATTCGACGGCAAGACGCTCAATATAACCAACCCTGAAAAATTATTATGGCCCGCCCTCGGTATCCGCAAGCTTGATTATTTAAAAATCCTGCTGGAATTAGCCCCGTACCTTCTGCCTCACGTCAAAGACCATCTACTGACGACGATCCGTTATCCTGATGGTTTCCAGGGCAAGTCCTTCTTTCAGAAAAACATCCCTGATTATGCCCCTGGGTGGATTCCGACGATCGAATGGCGGGATAATCAGTATATCCTTTTAGAATCAGAAGCAATCCTCATTTGGCTCGGAAACCAGGCCTGTCTGGAATTCCACATTCCATTTAACCCCTATGACAGGGATCAGTATCCTTCTGCACTGGTTTTCGACCTGGACCCTTCCGAAGACCAGACCTTTGAGGATGTCACGGAAGCGGCTCTGCTGATTTTTGAAGAGCTTCAAGCGCTTCAGATTACAAGCTATATCAAAACTTCCGGGGCAAGCGGACTTCAGATCCATATTCCGACAGGCGGGAAGTATGATTACGGTACCGCCAGAAAAATCAATGAATTTTTCGCGGTTTATTTCAGCCAGAAATACCCCCGGCAAATTACCCTGGAGCGCAGTGTCGCCAAAAGAGGCCATAAGCTCTATTTTGACTATCTGCAGATGTGGCAGGGCAAAACCATCATCAGTCCATATTCACCAAGAGCAACAGCCTCCGCCTCCGTTGCCGCTCCGCTGGAATGGGAAGAGCTGCGGCGCGGGGTCAAACCCCAGGATTTTAATCTGCTGAATATCAGCAGCAGGCTGAAGGATAAAGGGGATCTTTTCGCTCCGCTGCTTAATAAAAAAAATGGACAGGACAGAAAGAATAGCCAGGATCTCGACTTTATCCTTGAACGGATTGTGGCCTACAGACAACCCTAGCAAATGATTTTAATCTAATTCAATGAATTTTAATTATAATTTGATAAATCATTTGAAAATAGCGTTTTAGTCGTTAGAGGATGTATGGAACGTGATCTCCGAGTATTTGTCCTTCAATCTGTCCAGGTAGTATTCATCTTCAAGAAGAACGACCAGCTGGTCATCCTGATCTTTGACGCACAGATTACGGAGTCCGCGCAAATTGGCCGGATCAACAGGTTTGTCGCTTCTGACCCAGCGGGCCATATGATGCAGAAGATGATGAAGCTGGATTCTTGTGCCATATTCATTTTCGAGGCGGTATTCCAGGACTTCAAACTGAAGCTTGCCCACAACTCCGACAATCAGTTCCTCCGGCCCATCCATAAAGGTCCGGAAGACCTGCACTGTCCCTTCTTCCGTCAGCTGCTTGATTCCCTTCTGGAACTGTTTGTATTTGGAAAAGTCCAGATTGATGATCTTAGCAAAATACTCCGGTGCAAACTGCGGCAGCTTTTCGAATTCAAAGGTTCCTTCCTCACTCAGGGTGTCGCCGATCCGAAAAATGCCCGGATCAAATAAACCCACCACATCTCCGGGATAAGCCTCTTCCAGGATATCGCGTTCCTGTGCCAAGAACTGCTGTGGCTGCGGAAGCTTGATCTTCTTACCGCTTCGGACATGATTGGCTGCCATTCCACGTTCGAACCTGCCCGAACAGACCCGCATAAACGCAATCCGGTCCCTGTGGGCCGGGTTCATATTGGCCTGAATCTTAAAAATGAAACCTGAAAATTGGGGATCAGTTGGCTGAATGTAACCAACCGAACTTTTTTGCGGTCTTGGCTCAGGCGCCATTTCCAGGAACTGCTCCAGAAAAGTTTGGACACCAATACTGCTCAGCGCACTGCCAAAGAAGACCGGAGACAGCATCCCCTGCTGAATCATTTCCTCATCAAACGGATCCCCTGCAATATCCAATAGTTCCAGATCTTCGCAGAGCTTATTATATAAGGCGGGTTCAAGACAGTCTTTGAGAGCGGGATCTTCAAGTCCGCGTTCGCCCGTATCAATCCGTCTCCGTTCGCCGTCCCGGTAAAGCTCCAGACATTGATGCCGCCGGTCGTAGATTGCACTGAAATCTTTTCCCATTCCGACCGGCCAATTCAAAGGAACCGTATTAATGCCTAAAACATCCTCAATCTCCTGAAGGACATCCAGCGGGTCTTTGCCAAAACGGTCCAGCTTGTTAATAAACGTAAAAATCGGTATGCCTCTCATCCGGCAGACTTTAAACAGCTTGATGGTCTGGGCTTCGACACCTTTGACCAGATCGATTAGCATGACGGCGCTGTCGGCTGCCATCAGCGTGCGATAGGTATCTTCACTAAAATCTTCGTGCCCGGGTGTATCTAAAATATTGATATGAATTCCGTTGTATGAAAACTGCATGGCGCTCGAAGTTACGGAAATGCCACGTTCTTTTTCAATTTGCATCCAGTCGGAAGTTGCATACTTGGCTGTTTTTCTTCCTTTCACTGTACCAGCCAGCCGGATAGCTCCGCCAAAAAACAGCAGCTTTTCTGTTAAGGTCGTTTTTCCCGCATCCGGGTGAGAAATAATTGCAAATGTCCTTCTGGGTTTAATCTGATTCTGGTTCGCCGTCTTTTCCATCAAATTCCCTTTCCTTTTTTACGTGCGTGTTTTTGCCTATATTACTATATCATATTCCTTAACTTTTTTCTTCTTTAACACCCGCATTGCATTCAGGATCGCAATCACAGCCACACCTACATCGGCAAATACAGCTTCCCACATTGTCGCAACGCCCATCGCTCCAAGGATGAGGACGCCTATCTTTATTCCGAGCGCAAAACCAATATTCTGCCAGACAATTCCTTTCGTTTTCCGGGCAATCCGGATTGCCTCGAGCAGTTTGGCAGGTTCGTCCGTCATCAGGACAATATCCGCGGCCTCAATCGCTGCATCCGACCCAAGTCCGCCCATGGCAACCCCGATATCAGCCCTGGCCAGGACCGGTGCATCATTGACCCCATCTCCGACAAAAACGAGTTTACTGCCGTTTTCCTTTTGTTCCTCCAGCGTTTCCAGAACAGCAACCTTTTGATCGGGAAGCAATTCAGCGTAAACTTGGTCAAACCCCAACTGCTGTCCGATCTGTTCACTGATCGCCTTCGTGTCTCCGGTCAGCATAACCAATTTCTTAACTCCTGCCTGTCTCAATCCCCGCAACGCCTCATGAACATCTTTTTTGACTCTGTCCGTAATCAGGATATAGCCGGCATATTGACGCTCAATCGCGATATAGGCAGTCGTTCCAGCCTCGGGTATTTGCGTCAGGGAGATTCCTTCCTCAGTCAGGAGCCTAGCGCTGCCGGCAATGACTTCTTTTCCCTGATATACTGTTTTTACGCCATAGCCCGGTATTTCTTGATACTGGTGGATATCTTTCTGATCAATGCCCTTCGTATTCAGTTTTTTCGTATCGTCTTCGGTGTATCGTTTCAAAATCGAAGCCGCAATGGGATGACCTGAAAAATATTCAGCCGCAGCAGCATATTCCAGCAAAGTATCTTCATCAAACCCCTGAGCAGCTTGTATTCCGGTAACTTCAAACACACCTTCGGTTAGCGTGCCGGTCTTATCAAAAACAACCGTACGCACTTGATTCAGGCCTTCCAGGTAGTTGCTTCCCTTGATCAGGATGCCGTTTCGGGAAGCGCCTCCGATACCCCCAAAAAAGCTTAACGGGATGGAGATCACCAGTGCGCAGGGACATGACACCACGAGGAAGACCAAAGCCCGGTTCAGCCATTCGCTGAACGTGGCCCCTTCAATAAACAGCGGGGGTAAAAAAGCTAAAAGTGCAGCTCCGAGCACAATAATTGGTGTATAGACACGCGCAAATGTTGTCATGAAATTTTCTGTCTTAGCTTTTTTCGAGGCGGCCTTTTCCACCAAATCCAGAACCCGTGCAACCGTGCTCTGCTCATAAACCTTCGTAACTTTCACGGTCAAAACCCCGGTCTTATTGATAAAACCAGCCAGAATACTGCTGCCGGCTTCGACCTCCCTCGGGATAAATTCTCCGGTGAGCGCCGAGGTATCCAAAACAGACCTGCCCGCAAGCACTGTGCCATCGAGGGGAACTTTCTCTCCCGGCTTGATCAGAATCATCTGGCCTTCCCTGACTTCCTCCGGTGGTACTTTGCTTATGGAATCGTCCTTCATTAAATTCGCATAGTCCGGACGAATATCCATCAGTTCACTGATCGAGCGGCGGGAACGGTTTACAGCACTGTCCTGGAAAAATTCACCGACCCGGTAGAACAACATCACAGCTACAGCCTCGGGATATTCCTGAATAGCCAGCGCCCCGACTGTAGCAATAAACATCAGAAAGTTTTCATCAAGAAACTTGCCGCGGCTAATATTTTGGAGTGCCGCCCAGACAATCTTGCCGCCAATCAACAAATAGCTGACCAGAAACAGTACGATTTCAATGGCAGGTTTCAATTTTAGCAGAAACGCAGCCGTAAAAATGACTGCTCCAATGACAAAGCAAACCAGCTCGGCATTCACTTTCTGTTCTTTCTGTTCTTTCTGTTGTTTCTGTTCTTTCTGTTCTCTTCGTTTTTCTTGTTCCGTGGTTTTCTCTTCTTTACTGGCTGCACCAATATCTTTGGACCGGATCCCAGTAATTCTTATCCCGGCTTCAATCCGGGAAGCAATTTTTTCAATTTTGAGGGCGATATCTGTGATCTTTTCAGAATCGTTTACCTCGAGATA
The window above is part of the Dehalobacter sp. genome. Proteins encoded here:
- the ligD gene encoding non-homologous end-joining DNA ligase, which translates into the protein MNLEFDGKTLNITNPEKLLWPALGIRKLDYLKILLELAPYLLPHVKDHLLTTIRYPDGFQGKSFFQKNIPDYAPGWIPTIEWRDNQYILLESEAILIWLGNQACLEFHIPFNPYDRDQYPSALVFDLDPSEDQTFEDVTEAALLIFEELQALQITSYIKTSGASGLQIHIPTGGKYDYGTARKINEFFAVYFSQKYPRQITLERSVAKRGHKLYFDYLQMWQGKTIISPYSPRATASASVAAPLEWEELRRGVKPQDFNLLNISSRLKDKGDLFAPLLNKKNGQDRKNSQDLDFILERIVAYRQP
- a CDS encoding peptide chain release factor 3; this encodes MEKTANQNQIKPRRTFAIISHPDAGKTTLTEKLLFFGGAIRLAGTVKGRKTAKYATSDWMQIEKERGISVTSSAMQFSYNGIHINILDTPGHEDFSEDTYRTLMAADSAVMLIDLVKGVEAQTIKLFKVCRMRGIPIFTFINKLDRFGKDPLDVLQEIEDVLGINTVPLNWPVGMGKDFSAIYDRRHQCLELYRDGERRRIDTGERGLEDPALKDCLEPALYNKLCEDLELLDIAGDPFDEEMIQQGMLSPVFFGSALSSIGVQTFLEQFLEMAPEPRPQKSSVGYIQPTDPQFSGFIFKIQANMNPAHRDRIAFMRVCSGRFERGMAANHVRSGKKIKLPQPQQFLAQERDILEEAYPGDVVGLFDPGIFRIGDTLSEEGTFEFEKLPQFAPEYFAKIINLDFSKYKQFQKGIKQLTEEGTVQVFRTFMDGPEELIVGVVGKLQFEVLEYRLENEYGTRIQLHHLLHHMARWVRSDKPVDPANLRGLRNLCVKDQDDQLVVLLEDEYYLDRLKDKYSEITFHTSSND
- a CDS encoding heavy metal translocating P-type ATPase gives rise to the protein MDTRSQEAVILLAGLGCANCSAKIEQEVKKLDGIKTANIDFAGSKLYLEVNDSEKITDIALKIEKIASRIEAGIRITGIRSKDIGAASKEEKTTEQEKRREQKEQKQQKEQKEQKVNAELVCFVIGAVIFTAAFLLKLKPAIEIVLFLVSYLLIGGKIVWAALQNISRGKFLDENFLMFIATVGALAIQEYPEAVAVMLFYRVGEFFQDSAVNRSRRSISELMDIRPDYANLMKDDSISKVPPEEVREGQMILIKPGEKVPLDGTVLAGRSVLDTSALTGEFIPREVEAGSSILAGFINKTGVLTVKVTKVYEQSTVARVLDLVEKAASKKAKTENFMTTFARVYTPIIVLGAALLAFLPPLFIEGATFSEWLNRALVFLVVSCPCALVISIPLSFFGGIGGASRNGILIKGSNYLEGLNQVRTVVFDKTGTLTEGVFEVTGIQAAQGFDEDTLLEYAAAAEYFSGHPIAASILKRYTEDDTKKLNTKGIDQKDIHQYQEIPGYGVKTVYQGKEVIAGSARLLTEEGISLTQIPEAGTTAYIAIERQYAGYILITDRVKKDVHEALRGLRQAGVKKLVMLTGDTKAISEQIGQQLGFDQVYAELLPDQKVAVLETLEEQKENGSKLVFVGDGVNDAPVLARADIGVAMGGLGSDAAIEAADIVLMTDEPAKLLEAIRIARKTKGIVWQNIGFALGIKIGVLILGAMGVATMWEAVFADVGVAVIAILNAMRVLKKKKVKEYDIVI